One Alligator mississippiensis isolate rAllMis1 chromosome 1, rAllMis1, whole genome shotgun sequence genomic window carries:
- the LOC132248521 gene encoding coiled-coil domain-containing protein 86-like isoform X2, which translates to MGSFGDTGRAEQEEGYGCSCIPLPSFLQRLRTREPRPRAGSQEGQEQLFDSGDWRTLQAQWRQQLQLQVMQKNVDALLEDFGNIHTFFATYRTFASPGEVLEMLLSRHGKLETLSCRGDESPDFSADSRAVLRNPIIFFLKTWLHFSPEDFKEPPKYHTLRKVIAHLSKNVPGCDIEMEAKHLLHQFQNEAENESQPEDQPGDQPGDQPKGQPRELPEVQPGKQPKGQPGEQPEDQPGVHPKDQPGDQPEGQPGALPKDQPRDLPEVQPGEQPEGQPEDQPGDQPKGQPKDQPEAHLGDRPWDLPEVQPKGQPGEQPEVQPGVQPEGQPGEQREEQPGDQPKGQLGDLHEVQPRDLPKVQPGVQTEGQPEDQPGDQPEGQPRDQPEDHLGDRPWDLPESQPGDLPRVQPKGQPRDLPGDQPRNLPQEKLTSQDTTRDVISKIMRKYDLDMEEAGNYQLVQVISEHKELVFPQEANVLSYMNSQGNADISQRRKPAFRASPLSAADKKKRRRLPRLFRGSRVRPK; encoded by the exons ATGGGATCCTTTGGAGACAcaggaag ggcagagcaggaggagggctatGGGTGCAGCTGCATCCCTCTGCCTTCTTTCCTCCAGCGCCTCCGCACCCGAGAGCCGAGGCCccgagcaggcagccaggaagggcaggagcagctattTGACAGCGGAGACTGGAGGACCTTGCAGGCtcaatggaggcagcagctgcagctgcag gtcatgcagaaaaatgtagatgctCTTCTGGAGGATTTTGGgaacatacatacatttttcgCAACATACAGGACCTTTGCCTCTCCTGGTGAGGTCCTAGAAAtgctcctcagcag GCATGGAAAGCTGGAGACCTTGAGCTGCAGAGGAGATGAAAGTCCAGATTTCTCAGCGGACTCCAGGGCAGTCCTCAGGAA tccaatcatcttcttcttgaaaacttggCTGCACTTCAGCCCTGAAGATTTCAAAGAGCCGCCGAAGTACCACACACTGCGGAAAGTAATAGCACACCTGAGCAAGAACGTCCCTGGCTGTGACATTGAAATGGAGGCCAAACACCTCCTCCACCAGTTTCAAAACGAAgcagaaaatgaga gccagcctgaggaccagccaggagaccagccaggggaccagcccaagggccagcccagggaacTGCCTGAGGTCCAGCCCGGGAAGCAGCCCAaaggccagcccggggagcagccggaggaccaacctggggTTCATCCCAAGGACCAGCCGGGGGaccagcccgagggccagccaggggccctgcccaaggaccagcccagggacctgcccgaggtccagcctggggagcagcctgagggccagccagaggaccaacctggggaccagcccaagggccagcccaaggaccagcccgAGGCCCATCTGGGGGACCGACCTTGGGACCTGCCCGAAGTCCAACCCAagggccagcctggagagcagcccgaggtccagcccggggtgcagcccgagggccagcccggggagcagcgggaggaacaacctggggaccagcccaagggccagctaGGGGACCTGCACGAggtccagcccagggacctgcccaagGTTCAGCCCGGGGTGCAGACCGAGGGCCAGccggaggaccaacctggggaccagcctgagggccagcccagggaccagcccgagGACCATTTGGGGGACCGACCTTGGGACCTGCCCGAGAGCCAACCTGGGGACCTGCCCAGagtccagcccaagggccagcccagggacctgcccggGGACCAGCCCAGGAACCTGCCTCAGGAAAAG ttaaCGAGCCAAGACACAACTAGAGATGTGATCTCAAAAATTATGAGAAAATATGATCTGGACATGGAGGAAGCTGGAAACTACCAACTTGTGCAGGTCATTTCGGAACACAAAG agctagtcttcccacAGGAAGCAAATGTGCTTTCTTATATGAACAGCCAGGGGAACGCAGACATCAGCCAAAGAAGAAAGCCAGCTTTCCGTGCCTCCCCATTGTCTGCTGCagacaagaaaaagaggaggcgcctacctcgcctctttagaggcagcagggtcagacccaaatgA
- the LOC132248521 gene encoding uncharacterized protein LOC132248521 isoform X1, whose amino-acid sequence MGSFGDTGRAEQEEGYGCSCIPLPSFLQRLRTREPRPRAGSQEGQEQLFDSGDWRTLQAQWRQQLQLQVMQKNVDALLEDFGNIHTFFATYRTFASPGEVLEMLLSRHGKLETLSCRGDESPDFSADSRAVLRNPIIFFLKTWLHFSPEDFKEPPKYHTLRKVIAHLSKNVPGCDIEMEAKHLLHQFQNEAENESQPEDQPGDQPGDQPKGQPRELPEVQPGKQPKGQPGEQPEDQPGVHPKDQPGDQPEGQPGALPKDQPRDLPEVQPGEQPEGQPEDQPGDQPKGQPKDQPEAHLGDRPWDLPEVQPKGQPGEQPEVQPGVQPEGQPGEQREEQPGDQPKGQLGDLHEVQPRDLPKVQPGVQTEGQPEDQPGDQPEGQPRDQPEDHLGDRPWDLPESQPGDLPRVQPKGQPRDLPGDQPRNLPQEKNEDAYVIHCSVPNSQGAVYKGILLTSQDTTRDVISKIMRKYDLDMEEAGNYQLVQVISEHKELVFPQEANVLSYMNSQGNADISQRRKPAFRASPLSAADKKKRRRLPRLFRGSRVRPK is encoded by the exons ATGGGATCCTTTGGAGACAcaggaag ggcagagcaggaggagggctatGGGTGCAGCTGCATCCCTCTGCCTTCTTTCCTCCAGCGCCTCCGCACCCGAGAGCCGAGGCCccgagcaggcagccaggaagggcaggagcagctattTGACAGCGGAGACTGGAGGACCTTGCAGGCtcaatggaggcagcagctgcagctgcag gtcatgcagaaaaatgtagatgctCTTCTGGAGGATTTTGGgaacatacatacatttttcgCAACATACAGGACCTTTGCCTCTCCTGGTGAGGTCCTAGAAAtgctcctcagcag GCATGGAAAGCTGGAGACCTTGAGCTGCAGAGGAGATGAAAGTCCAGATTTCTCAGCGGACTCCAGGGCAGTCCTCAGGAA tccaatcatcttcttcttgaaaacttggCTGCACTTCAGCCCTGAAGATTTCAAAGAGCCGCCGAAGTACCACACACTGCGGAAAGTAATAGCACACCTGAGCAAGAACGTCCCTGGCTGTGACATTGAAATGGAGGCCAAACACCTCCTCCACCAGTTTCAAAACGAAgcagaaaatgaga gccagcctgaggaccagccaggagaccagccaggggaccagcccaagggccagcccagggaacTGCCTGAGGTCCAGCCCGGGAAGCAGCCCAaaggccagcccggggagcagccggaggaccaacctggggTTCATCCCAAGGACCAGCCGGGGGaccagcccgagggccagccaggggccctgcccaaggaccagcccagggacctgcccgaggtccagcctggggagcagcctgagggccagccagaggaccaacctggggaccagcccaagggccagcccaaggaccagcccgAGGCCCATCTGGGGGACCGACCTTGGGACCTGCCCGAAGTCCAACCCAagggccagcctggagagcagcccgaggtccagcccggggtgcagcccgagggccagcccggggagcagcgggaggaacaacctggggaccagcccaagggccagctaGGGGACCTGCACGAggtccagcccagggacctgcccaagGTTCAGCCCGGGGTGCAGACCGAGGGCCAGccggaggaccaacctggggaccagcctgagggccagcccagggaccagcccgagGACCATTTGGGGGACCGACCTTGGGACCTGCCCGAGAGCCAACCTGGGGACCTGCCCAGagtccagcccaagggccagcccagggacctgcccggGGACCAGCCCAGGAACCTGCCTCAGGAAAAG AACGAAGACGCCTACGTCATTCACTGCTCAGTGCCGAACAGTCAAGGTGCTGTGTACAAAGGCATtctg ttaaCGAGCCAAGACACAACTAGAGATGTGATCTCAAAAATTATGAGAAAATATGATCTGGACATGGAGGAAGCTGGAAACTACCAACTTGTGCAGGTCATTTCGGAACACAAAG agctagtcttcccacAGGAAGCAAATGTGCTTTCTTATATGAACAGCCAGGGGAACGCAGACATCAGCCAAAGAAGAAAGCCAGCTTTCCGTGCCTCCCCATTGTCTGCTGCagacaagaaaaagaggaggcgcctacctcgcctctttagaggcagcagggtcagacccaaatgA